The proteins below come from a single Vidua macroura isolate BioBank_ID:100142 chromosome 17, ASM2450914v1, whole genome shotgun sequence genomic window:
- the XKR7 gene encoding LOW QUALITY PROTEIN: XK-related protein 7 (The sequence of the model RefSeq protein was modified relative to this genomic sequence to represent the inferred CDS: deleted 1 base in 1 codon) gives MAAKSDGGGGGPAVLLESPEDGGGRREAGAEPPARRYRLRDGCWVFCALLVCFADGASDLWLAAHYYVRGQRWWFGLTLLFVLLPSLVVQMLSLRWFVYDFAASTKDSGGGTKDSGPRGCCRLCVWLLQGLIHLLQLGQVWRYLRTLYLGLQSRWQAEHRRRHFYWRMMFESADISMLRLLEAFLKSAPQLVLQLSIMVQQNSIEPLQGLSASASLVSLAWMIASYQKVLRDSREDKMPMSYKGAVVQILWHLFTIAARAIAFALFASVFQLYFGIFIVTHWCIMTFWIIQGETDFCMSKWEEIIYNMVVGIIYIFCWFNVKEGRSRYRMCIYYIITLSENAALTILWFLYYDRKATSDFNALILVCVVSSSFALGIFFMFIYYCLLHPNGPIFSHRSVGCIFRQEPPPVPVSPVEAVTSPPRSLPRTTGGERDGAPGERDSCVPVFQVRPCAPPAPAARAPRTEGPVIRIDLPRKKYPAWDAHFIDRRLRKTILALEYASPTTPRLQYRTPGAPQEVLEYETTV, from the exons ATGGCCGCGAAGTCggacggcggcggcggcggcccggccGTGCTGCTGGAGAGCCCCGAGgacggcggcgggcggcgggaggCGGGCGCGGAGCCCCCGGCGCGGCGG TACCGGCTGCGGGACGGGTGCTGGGTGTTCTGCGCGCTCCTCGTCTGCTTCGCGGACGGTGCCTCGGACCTGTGGCTGGCGGCCCATTACTACGTGCGGGGGCAGCGCTGGTGGTTCGGGCTGACGCTGCTGTTCGTGCTGCTGCCCTCGCTCGTGGTGCAGATGCTCAGCCTCAGGTGGTTCGTCTACGACTTCGCCGCCAGCACCAAGGACAGCGGCGGCGGCACCAAGGACAGCGGCCCCCGCGGCTGCTGCCGCCTCTGcgtctggctgctgcagggcctgatccacctgctgcagctggggcaggtcTGGAG GTACCTCCGCACGCTGTacctggggctgcagagccGGTGGCAGGCCGAGCACCGCCGCCGCCACTTCTACTGGCGGATGATGTTCGAGAGCGCAGACATCAGCATGCTGCGGCTGCTGGAGGCCTTCCTCAAGAGCGCGCCCCAGCTcgtgctgcagctcagcatcaTGGTGCAGCAGAACAGCATCGAGCCGTTGCAGG GACTCTCAGCCTCAGCCTCTCTGGTCTCGCTGGCCTGGATGATCGCGTCCTACCAGAAAGTGCTGCGGGACTCGCGGGAGGACAAGATGCCCATGTCCTACAAGGGCGCCGTGGTGCAGATCCTCTGGCACCTCTTCACCATCGCCGCCCGTGCCATCGCCTTTGCCCTCTTCGCCTCCGTGTTCCAGCTCTACTTCGGCATCTTCATCGTCACCCACTGGTGCATCATGACCTTCTGGATCATCCAGGGTGAGACGGATTTCTGCATGTCCAAGTGGGAGGAGATCATCTACAACATGGTGGTGGGCATCATCTACATCTTCTGCTGGTTCAACGTCAAGGAGGGACGGAGCCGTTACCGCATGTGCATCTACTACATCATCACGCTGTCAGAGAACGCCGCCCTCACCATCCTCTGGTTCCTGTACTACGACCGCAAGGCCACCTCCGACTTCAACGCCTTAATCCTCGTCTGCGTGGTTAGCTCCAGCTTCGCCCTCGGCATCTTCTTCATGTTCATCTACTACTGCCTCTTGCACCCCAACGGCCCCATCTTCAGCCACCGCTCCGTGGGCTGCATCTTCCGGCAGGAGCCACCCCCGGTGCCGGTGTCCCCCGTGGAAGCCGTCACCAGCCCCCCGCGCTCGCTGCCGCGGACTACAGGGGGGGAGCGGGACGGGGCGCCGGGGGAGCGGGACAGCTGCGTGCCCGTCTTCCAGGTGAGACCCTGTGCCCCGCCGGCGCcggccgcccgcgccccgcggACAGAGGGGCCCGTCATCCGCATTGACCTGCCCAGGAAGAAGTACCCGGCCTGGGATGCCCACTTCATCGACCGGCGCCTCCGGAAGACCATCCTGGCGCTGGAGTACGCGTCGCCCACCACCCCCCGCCTGCAGTACCGCACCCCCGGCGCCCcgcaggaggtgctggagtaCGAGACCACCGTGTAG
- the CCM2L gene encoding cerebral cavernous malformations 2 protein-like: MDSEAKKGKKGFVSPIKRLVFPKAARRAALRSSVYRRPLHSVPLYPPDYLIDPQILLHDYVEKEVKFLGHLTWVTSSLNPSSRDEVLQLLDTARQLKELPLQTTPEQDSILSLSARCLLLTWRDNEELILRIPTHEIAAASYLRDDALHLLILKTGLGVDPVPAGAHPEAAPAGLPEAFPAEKRAGGSWPEGRLGGPMERRHTICSLDWRAARGGQEGRQGGSLERRRGGSWERRQRGRPSGSWERRQPCGGSWERRRAGTAGGSWERGTGFGSWERRHAGSNPLDPQEPCPDAYSNLIILAVPNRDAGEESCALICQVFQIIYGDQSIECVDRAGYHYTSTPTRPWLSSRSESCRTDGTYGYDADYSCCSSFNGSHETFEAYYSGTSSPSFHRSHHSLATACSGSDQSGAGLEQLQDYMVTLRNKLSPQEIQQFAILLREYRLGTPVQEYCTELLRLYGDRRKFLLLGMRPFIPDQDIGYFETFLESIGIREGGILTDSFGRIKRSMSNTSASAVRSYDSWSLRSESESFNRMITDITHDIEALARDEEEEEEEEDNYL; the protein is encoded by the exons ATGGACAGCGAGGCCAAGAAGGGGAAGAAG GGTTTCGTGTCGCCCATCAAGCGGCTGGTTTTCCCGAAGGCTGCGCGGAGGGCGGCGCTCCGCAGCAGCGTCTATCGGCGCCCGCTGCACTCCGTGCCCCTCTACCCCCCCGACTACCTGATCGACCCCCAGATCCTGCTGCACGACTAcgtggagaaggaggtgaag ttttTAGGTCATCTGACATGGGTGACATCGTCCCTGAACCCCTCCAGCCGGGAtgaggtgctgcagctgctggacacGGCCAGG cagctgaaggagctgccGCTGCAGACGACGCCAGAGCAGGACAGCATCCTCAGCCTCTCGGCGCGCTGCCTCCTGCTTACCTGGCGCGACAACGAGGAGCTGATCCTGCGAATTCCCACACACGAGATCGCAGCGGCCTCCTACTTGCGCGACGATGCCCTGCACCTCCTCATCCTCAAAACCG GCCTGGGAGTGGACCCGGTCCCCGCCGGGGCGCACCCCGAGGCAGCCCCGGCCGGCTTGCCGGAGGCGTTTCCCGCAGAGAAGCGTGCGGGGGGCTCGTGGCCGGAGGGGCGGCTCGGGGGCCCGATGGAGCGGCGGCACACGATCTGCAGCCTGGActggcgggcggcgcggggcgggcaggAGGGCCGGCAGGGCGGCAGCCTGGAGCGGCGGCGAGGCGGCAGCTgggagcggcggcagcgcgggcGGCCCTCGGGCAGCTGGGAGCGGCGGCAGCCGTGCGGCGGCAGCTGGGAGCGGCGGCGGGCCGGCACCGCCGGCGGCAGCTGGGAGCGCGGCACCGGCTTCGGCAGCTGGGAGCGGCGGCACGCCGGCAGCAACCCCCTGGACCCCCAGGAGCCCTGCCCTGACGCTTACTCCAACCTCATTATCCTCGCCGTGCCCAACAGG gatgctggggaGGAGTCCTGTGCGCTCATCTGCCAGGTGTTCCAGATCATCTACGGCGACCAGAGCATCGAGTGCGTGGACCGCGCCGGGTACCACTACACCTCCACACCCACACGGCCCTGGCTCTCCAGCAGGA gcGAGAGCTGCCGCACAGATGGGACATACGGCTACGATGCCGactacagctgctgcagctcctt CAATGGCTCCCACGAGACCTTTGAAGCGTATTATAGTGGCACCTCCTCGCCCTCCTTCCACCGCTCCCACCACAGCCTGGCCACCGCTTGCAGTGGCAGTGACCAGAGCGGcgcagggctggagcagctgcaggactaCATGGTGACG CTGCGCAACAAGTTGTCACCACAGGAGATCCAGCAGTTTGCCATCCTGCTCCGTGAGTACCGGCTGGGCACGCCGGTGCAGGAATACTGCACAGAGCTCCTGCGCCTCTATGGGGACCGCAGGAAGTTCCTCCTCCTGG GAATGAGGCCCTTCATCCCTGACCAAGACATTGGGTACTTTGAGACGTTCCTGGAGAGCATCGGGATCCGGGAGGGCGGGATCCTCACCGACAGCTTCGGCCGCATCAAGCGCAGCATGAGCAACACGTCGGCCTCGGCCGTGCGCAGCTACGACAGCTGGTCCCTGCGCTCCGAGTCCGAGTCCTTCAACCGCATGATCACGGACATCACCCACGACATCGAGGCGCTGGCAcgggatgaggaagaggaggaggaggaagaggacaaCTACCTGTAA